The following coding sequences lie in one Deltaproteobacteria bacterium IMCC39524 genomic window:
- a CDS encoding M48 family metallopeptidase, with product MKWLLLTLYLLVLACRLWLRHLNLQHLKAYGQEVPAGFEGIVDRQLLARTSAYTLATSRVGLIESLFSSLLLLLFVFGGLLAWYNGLIVGVTTSFVGQGCLFVLGLLLAQTLIDIPFSLYRTFVIEERFQFNTSTPKLWITDLLKSLAVGMILLSLLTAGSLALVQASPKLWWLWVWGLFALMTLILMYLSPVLIEPLFFKFQPLQDQALAERVKDVMKQAGLQVERVQQVDASRRSKHSNAYFTGIGRVKRIVLFDTLLEQMSDDEILGVLAHEAGHWKLGHIWKRLLSMELVSLVVCWSFWRVLSWDGLSGWFGLVELSFLGKVLLVGFLASLVSFPLTPFSSLRSRRHEWQADQFARNLTGEPGSLASALVKLCKENLSNLHPHPFYAWFYYSHPPVVERIARLTGTERRL from the coding sequence ATGAAATGGCTTCTCCTTACACTCTACCTGCTTGTCCTCGCCTGCCGCCTCTGGCTGCGTCACCTGAATCTGCAACACCTGAAAGCCTACGGCCAGGAGGTCCCTGCCGGTTTCGAAGGGATTGTTGACCGGCAACTGCTTGCCAGGACATCGGCCTATACTCTGGCCACCAGTCGGGTCGGCTTGATCGAATCGTTGTTCTCGAGCCTGCTGCTGCTCCTCTTCGTCTTCGGTGGCTTGTTGGCATGGTACAATGGCTTGATTGTCGGTGTGACAACGTCTTTTGTTGGTCAGGGCTGCCTGTTTGTCCTTGGCCTTCTCTTGGCGCAAACGCTGATAGACATCCCGTTCAGTCTTTATCGCACTTTCGTTATTGAAGAACGCTTTCAGTTTAATACCTCGACTCCGAAACTGTGGATCACTGACCTGCTCAAGTCTTTAGCTGTCGGTATGATTCTTCTCTCATTACTCACCGCGGGTTCCCTGGCCCTCGTGCAAGCCAGCCCGAAACTCTGGTGGTTGTGGGTTTGGGGGCTCTTTGCCTTGATGACCTTGATTCTGATGTACCTCTCTCCGGTGCTGATAGAACCGCTTTTTTTCAAGTTTCAGCCATTACAGGATCAAGCGCTGGCCGAACGCGTCAAGGACGTTATGAAGCAGGCCGGTTTGCAGGTTGAGCGGGTTCAGCAGGTCGATGCTTCGCGGCGGAGCAAGCATTCAAACGCCTATTTTACAGGCATCGGACGCGTCAAGCGAATCGTCCTCTTTGATACGCTTCTGGAGCAGATGTCCGATGATGAAATTCTCGGTGTCCTTGCCCACGAAGCAGGGCACTGGAAGCTTGGACATATCTGGAAACGCTTGTTAAGCATGGAGTTGGTTTCTCTTGTTGTCTGTTGGTCGTTCTGGCGGGTGCTCTCTTGGGATGGCTTGTCTGGTTGGTTTGGCCTTGTTGAGCTTTCTTTTCTCGGCAAGGTCCTGCTGGTTGGCTTCCTGGCCAGCCTGGTCAGTTTCCCTTTGACGCCATTTTCCAGTTTGAGGTCAAGACGCCACGAATGGCAAGCTGATCAGTTTGCCCGTAATCTGACCGGTGAGCCCGGGTCTTTGGCCAGCGCCCTGGTGAAACTCTGTAAGGAGAATCTGAGTAACCTGCATCCGCACCCCTTTTACGCCTGGTTCTATTACTCTCACCCGCCTGTTGTCGAGCGGATTGCCAGGCTGACAGGCACAGAGAGACGTCTTTAA
- a CDS encoding alpha/beta hydrolase, giving the protein MLKYDELGQGLPVVLLHGFPLCRQMWAPQMTALADAGYRVICPDLPGFGESAPLAGPASMSNYADAIIELLDELGIDQTVVGGMSMGGYVLLDLLERYPQRLLGAMFLVTRAAADDAAGKQKRTMMVEQVKAGNVLTIPETFVPVLFAKETPRQNPQLILTVRQWVESTPSSGLIWGLVAMRERYDAVDKLPAFALPALVVGAEQDLAVPLEHSQVLAEGLPDAMLKIIAGAGHMANLEQPELFNAALLDFLDSLT; this is encoded by the coding sequence ATGCTGAAATACGATGAACTGGGCCAAGGTCTTCCTGTGGTGCTGCTGCACGGTTTTCCGCTCTGCCGGCAGATGTGGGCGCCGCAAATGACTGCTCTTGCTGATGCCGGTTACAGGGTTATCTGCCCTGATTTGCCAGGCTTCGGCGAGAGTGCTCCCCTGGCAGGGCCGGCCAGCATGTCGAACTATGCCGATGCCATCATCGAGCTGCTCGATGAACTCGGTATTGACCAGACCGTGGTTGGAGGCATGTCGATGGGGGGCTACGTGTTGCTCGATCTGCTTGAACGTTATCCTCAACGACTGCTGGGGGCGATGTTCCTGGTCACACGGGCGGCTGCAGACGATGCCGCTGGCAAGCAGAAACGTACGATGATGGTGGAGCAAGTCAAGGCTGGCAACGTCCTGACGATTCCGGAAACCTTTGTCCCCGTTCTCTTTGCCAAGGAAACGCCCCGGCAAAATCCCCAGTTAATTCTCACGGTGCGTCAATGGGTGGAATCGACTCCCTCCTCCGGGCTTATCTGGGGGCTTGTGGCCATGCGCGAGCGTTATGATGCCGTGGATAAGTTGCCTGCCTTTGCTCTTCCTGCCCTGGTGGTCGGTGCCGAGCAGGATCTGGCTGTGCCCCTTGAACACTCTCAGGTGTTGGCAGAAGGCTTGCCTGACGCTATGTTGAAAATTATTGCCGGGGCCGGGCACATGGCAAACCTTGAACAGCCGGAGTTGTTTAACGCGGCATTGCTCGATTTTCTTGACAGCCTGACTTGA
- a CDS encoding carboxypeptidase-like regulatory domain-containing protein, with amino-acid sequence MNNLSRVCLFLVVASLMLTITSHAALIKGKATVSSGAIAGIVVVAYPAEVMTFDGPAPHSSKATADDGLFSLELPGGRYYLFAEGAQLSAFYGRNPITVPEEGLTDVNLLLTPDNLPVPGEPTTLETGVAGTVSVDGQPVQGAIVTVYPDLSSQLKGMGLGMAAPTDEQGYFELPLTVGTYYLVVRVRQSGQMAGPLKAGDLFGYLAGNPLVINEGAPARVHIPLIEVPEKVSRHAANLFGNTSISGVVLDPKGEPVAGLQVLLYEDSMMLNRPLYVSQKTAADGRYQLSFPKGGYYYLAARNELGGTPAPGEVYGRYQGTPDHSIKIETGKALVDIEIVVDEVY; translated from the coding sequence ATGAATAACTTATCGAGGGTCTGTTTATTTTTGGTGGTTGCCAGCCTGATGCTGACAATTACCTCTCACGCCGCCCTCATCAAAGGTAAAGCGACAGTCAGCTCAGGGGCCATCGCCGGTATTGTCGTTGTCGCTTATCCGGCCGAAGTCATGACTTTTGACGGCCCGGCTCCGCACTCTTCCAAGGCGACGGCAGACGACGGTCTCTTCTCGCTGGAGCTGCCCGGCGGGCGGTATTACCTGTTCGCCGAGGGGGCGCAGCTGTCTGCTTTTTATGGCCGGAATCCGATAACCGTACCGGAGGAGGGCCTGACTGATGTCAACCTTCTGCTGACCCCCGACAATCTTCCTGTTCCAGGAGAACCAACTACACTGGAAACCGGGGTTGCCGGTACCGTCAGTGTTGATGGGCAGCCGGTGCAAGGTGCAATTGTGACCGTTTACCCGGATCTCTCCAGCCAGTTGAAGGGCATGGGCTTGGGAATGGCGGCGCCGACAGATGAGCAGGGCTATTTTGAGCTGCCGCTCACTGTCGGCACCTACTACCTGGTGGTCAGGGTCCGTCAGAGCGGCCAGATGGCAGGGCCTTTAAAAGCCGGGGATCTATTTGGCTACCTGGCCGGGAATCCTTTGGTCATCAATGAGGGCGCTCCGGCTCGCGTGCATATCCCACTGATCGAGGTCCCGGAGAAGGTGTCTCGCCATGCGGCCAACCTGTTTGGCAATACCTCGATTTCCGGTGTGGTCCTTGATCCAAAGGGAGAGCCTGTGGCCGGGCTGCAGGTCCTGCTCTACGAAGATTCGATGATGCTCAATCGACCCCTTTATGTGTCGCAGAAAACCGCTGCAGACGGGCGCTATCAATTATCTTTCCCTAAAGGGGGATACTACTACCTCGCTGCTCGCAATGAACTGGGCGGAACACCTGCTCCTGGAGAGGTCTACGGGCGCTACCAGGGTACGCCGGATCACTCGATCAAGATAGAGACGGGCAAAGCCCTCGTCGATATCGAGATTGTCGTTGATGAAGTCTATTAG
- a CDS encoding CRTAC1 family protein — MSKKAGIWLISVALLALAAGPAIGQEFVDVSKQAGVADDGLGKGVAFADVNNDGFVDLYVSNKGGSNKLFLNKGDGSFKDVTATAGAGIDSPGFTMGSVFGDYDNDGDVDLYLATGGQYEIEANRLFANNGDGTFTDVTAAAGVGLKEFTYSASFADYDNDGDLDLYCANYGVGAKNVLFANNGDGTFTDVTDAAGVGDKSWSWMGVWSDIDNDGDVDLYVVNGRYPAGEPNKLFVNNGNGTFVEGSAAAGVNDANWGLGGSFADIDNDGDQDLFVSNYIGGNNLYLNDGVGVFTKASHKIAGEEGWGKGPTFGDVDNDGDLDLYEGDCKLANQMYMNDGDGNFVNVAADQPQLQCATVRTKGTAFADIDNDGDLDLYVINWGAENKLYKNNQNDGNFVKIAGLGFGAKVALYDGEQLVATREVRSATGFCAQEPAVVHFGAEAGKAYVAKISKPGSEAVSLAVKTGQTVKVK; from the coding sequence ATGAGTAAGAAAGCAGGTATTTGGCTGATAAGCGTTGCACTACTTGCCTTGGCGGCTGGTCCGGCCATTGGGCAGGAGTTTGTTGACGTTTCCAAGCAGGCGGGTGTCGCTGATGACGGTCTGGGTAAGGGGGTTGCCTTTGCCGATGTCAACAACGATGGTTTCGTCGACCTGTATGTGTCGAATAAGGGAGGCAGCAACAAGCTTTTCCTCAACAAAGGTGACGGCAGCTTCAAGGATGTGACGGCCACCGCCGGAGCCGGTATCGACTCTCCTGGGTTTACCATGGGTAGCGTGTTCGGTGATTATGACAATGATGGTGACGTCGATCTCTACCTGGCGACAGGTGGTCAGTACGAAATTGAAGCCAACCGCCTCTTCGCCAACAATGGCGATGGCACTTTCACTGATGTGACCGCCGCTGCTGGCGTTGGCCTTAAAGAGTTTACTTACTCGGCAAGCTTTGCCGATTACGACAACGATGGCGATCTTGACCTCTACTGCGCCAACTATGGTGTCGGTGCCAAGAACGTACTCTTCGCTAATAACGGCGACGGTACCTTCACTGATGTGACCGATGCTGCCGGCGTGGGCGATAAATCCTGGAGCTGGATGGGCGTTTGGTCCGATATCGACAACGATGGTGATGTTGACCTCTATGTTGTCAATGGACGTTACCCGGCCGGTGAGCCAAACAAACTTTTCGTCAATAACGGTAACGGTACCTTTGTCGAAGGTTCTGCTGCTGCGGGTGTCAACGATGCCAACTGGGGCCTCGGTGGCAGCTTTGCTGATATCGACAACGATGGTGATCAGGATCTGTTCGTTTCCAATTATATCGGCGGCAACAACCTGTACCTGAACGATGGCGTTGGCGTCTTTACCAAGGCCAGTCACAAGATCGCCGGTGAAGAAGGCTGGGGCAAAGGGCCGACCTTTGGTGACGTTGATAATGACGGCGACCTGGACCTCTACGAAGGTGACTGCAAGCTGGCCAACCAGATGTACATGAACGATGGTGACGGCAACTTCGTTAACGTCGCTGCTGATCAGCCTCAGCTGCAATGTGCAACCGTTCGTACCAAGGGAACCGCTTTTGCTGATATCGACAACGACGGCGACCTGGACCTCTATGTGATCAACTGGGGGGCCGAGAACAAGCTTTACAAGAACAACCAGAACGATGGTAACTTTGTCAAGATTGCCGGTCTCGGCTTTGGTGCCAAAGTTGCTCTCTACGATGGTGAGCAACTGGTCGCGACCCGTGAAGTCAGATCTGCCACCGGTTTCTGTGCTCAGGAGCCTGCTGTCGTGCATTTCGGTGCTGAGGCTGGCAAGGCTTACGTGGCAAAGATTTCCAAACCTGGCAGTGAAGCGGTCAGTCTGGCTGTTAAGACGGGTCAAACCGTCAAGGTTAAATAA
- a CDS encoding MBL fold metallo-hydrolase has protein sequence MFTASGYQLIHHGAQHSVTGSCHELRISEECGLLIDCGIFQGKESGKEMEITFAVKHLRGLVITHVHIDHVGRLPYLIAAGFKGPIFCSLASAHLLPTVLEDALKISFTRDKRQIEYFLKIIKKQLHPIEYNSWQQVETSTRDSLSIRLQPAGHIIGSAYLECRFKKHHGQQESIIFSGDLGAPYAPLLPAPKPPYGADLVVLESTYGDRLHEDRKHRKKKLKRMIELALQDRGVILIPAFSIGRTQELLYEIEDLIHRNQRSFAACDLPWQELEIILDSPLASRFTTLYRQLQPYWDAEARGKLKRGRRPLAFEQMTTIDSHQDHLYTVDYLQRKARPCIVIAASGMCSGGRIVNYLKATISDPRTDILFSGYQAAGTPGRAIQQYGPQGGYVVLDGKRYDIRARIHSISGYSAHADQQNLVNFIKRMRKKPKHVRLVHGEPHAQQALHRKLAELNIPTID, from the coding sequence ATGTTCACAGCCTCTGGCTATCAACTCATTCACCATGGCGCTCAGCACAGTGTAACCGGATCCTGCCACGAACTGCGTATCTCAGAAGAGTGTGGCCTTCTGATCGATTGCGGGATCTTTCAAGGCAAAGAATCTGGCAAAGAAATGGAGATCACCTTTGCCGTCAAGCATCTTCGTGGTCTGGTCATTACCCACGTCCACATTGATCACGTCGGCCGCCTGCCCTACCTGATTGCCGCAGGCTTCAAAGGGCCGATTTTCTGCAGCCTGGCCTCCGCACACCTCCTGCCAACCGTTCTCGAGGATGCCCTGAAAATCAGCTTCACCCGTGACAAACGGCAAATCGAGTATTTTTTAAAAATCATCAAGAAGCAACTGCACCCCATCGAGTACAACAGCTGGCAACAGGTTGAAACGTCAACTAGGGACAGCCTGAGCATTCGCCTGCAACCTGCGGGTCACATCATCGGCTCCGCCTATCTGGAATGCCGTTTCAAAAAGCATCACGGCCAACAAGAGAGCATCATCTTCTCCGGCGACCTCGGTGCCCCTTATGCCCCTCTCCTTCCAGCGCCGAAGCCTCCCTATGGAGCCGACCTGGTGGTCCTTGAAAGCACCTACGGTGACCGTCTTCACGAAGACCGCAAACACCGCAAGAAAAAGCTAAAGAGAATGATAGAACTCGCACTCCAGGATCGCGGCGTCATCCTGATTCCAGCCTTCAGCATTGGTCGAACCCAGGAACTTCTCTACGAAATAGAAGATTTAATTCACCGCAATCAGCGAAGCTTTGCTGCATGCGACCTGCCCTGGCAAGAGCTGGAAATCATTCTCGACTCACCCCTCGCCAGCCGCTTCACAACTCTCTATCGGCAACTGCAGCCCTACTGGGATGCGGAAGCACGCGGCAAGCTCAAACGCGGCCGCAGGCCTCTCGCTTTCGAACAGATGACCACGATCGACAGTCATCAGGATCATCTCTACACCGTCGACTATCTGCAACGCAAAGCGCGACCCTGTATCGTCATCGCCGCCTCTGGCATGTGTAGTGGCGGCCGCATCGTCAACTACCTGAAAGCCACAATCAGCGACCCACGCACCGACATCCTCTTCAGCGGTTACCAGGCCGCTGGCACCCCGGGACGCGCCATCCAGCAATATGGTCCACAGGGAGGCTATGTCGTTCTTGACGGCAAACGTTACGACATCCGCGCCCGCATCCACAGCATCTCCGGTTATTCAGCCCATGCCGACCAGCAGAACCTGGTCAACTTCATCAAACGCATGCGCAAAAAGCCCAAACACGTTCGCCTCGTCCACGGCGAACCCCACGCACAACAAGCCCTACACAGAAAACTCGCAGAACTCAACATCCCAACCATCGATTAA
- a CDS encoding transposase produces the protein MARIARVVVPGYPHHVTQRGSRRQATFFREEDYQNYLALMAQWCRRQRVSIWAYCLMPNHVHLVAVPETAEGLARAIGQAHRHHALIVNAREGWSGHLWQERFASFVMDESYLMAAVRYVELNPVRAGLTTFAEDYPWSSARAHLHQADDILVNTAPMLERVDDWKGFLASGDSQHDSRFIHHANTGRPLGRKEFILGLERIFNRPMRPQKPGPKR, from the coding sequence ATGGCACGTATTGCTCGGGTTGTTGTCCCCGGCTATCCACACCATGTCACGCAACGTGGCAGTCGTCGTCAAGCAACATTTTTCCGCGAAGAAGATTATCAGAACTACCTGGCCCTGATGGCACAATGGTGTCGCCGTCAGAGAGTCTCGATCTGGGCCTATTGCCTGATGCCAAACCATGTACACCTGGTTGCCGTGCCCGAGACTGCCGAAGGACTGGCGCGCGCCATCGGTCAGGCACATCGACATCACGCCCTGATAGTCAACGCAAGGGAAGGCTGGAGTGGCCATCTCTGGCAGGAGCGTTTTGCCTCATTTGTCATGGATGAGTCATACCTAATGGCGGCCGTGCGCTATGTCGAGTTGAATCCGGTGCGGGCTGGATTAACCACCTTTGCGGAAGATTATCCCTGGAGCAGCGCCCGAGCACATTTGCATCAGGCGGATGATATCCTTGTGAATACAGCTCCCATGCTCGAGCGGGTTGACGATTGGAAGGGCTTCCTTGCCTCGGGTGATTCTCAACATGATAGCCGGTTTATCCACCATGCAAATACAGGCCGACCGCTTGGGCGAAAGGAATTTATCCTGGGACTGGAGCGTATCTTTAACCGGCCGATGCGTCCTCAAAAACCCGGCCCGAAAAGGTAA